A section of the Anabaena cylindrica PCC 7122 genome encodes:
- a CDS encoding HetP family heterocyst commitment protein, producing the protein MNQNVADYNRPANKKINTEQIEQIVKAIISGKYSWACVLLLRFSGHNPIDYIPYRTYIRLLKNNCLLGGYQQNKTSKKDVEMFDLKSSWIHF; encoded by the coding sequence ATGAACCAGAATGTTGCCGATTATAATAGACCAGCCAATAAGAAAATTAATACTGAACAAATAGAACAAATAGTCAAAGCAATTATATCTGGAAAGTATTCTTGGGCTTGTGTATTACTTTTGCGTTTTTCTGGACACAATCCTATAGACTATATACCCTACCGTACTTATATCAGATTGCTGAAAAATAATTGCCTACTGGGTGGTTATCAGCAAAATAAAACTTCTAAAAAGGATGTGGAAATGTTTGACCTCAAGTCAAGTTGGATTCACTTCTAA
- the gcvP gene encoding aminomethyl-transferring glycine dehydrogenase, with protein MVANPPRTQPSDNKILAKSSQKLSNFAQRHIGINPDDIQQMLDILGFSSLDNLIDQTVPQAIRFNQTLQLPAAQSEYAALAKLKQIADKNQVYRSFIGMGYYDCITPAVIQRNILENPGWYTAYTPYQPEIAQGRLEALLNFQTMIIDLTGLEIANASLLDEATAAAEAMSMSYGVCKNKANNYFVSRECHPQTIDVLQTRAKPLGINIIIGDHQTFDFAEPIFGAILQYPASDGTIYDYLNVITQSHAQGALVTVAADPLSLTLLTPPGEFGADIAVGSTQRFGIPLGFGGPHAAYFATKEEYKRLVPGRIVGVSKDVNGKPALRLALQTREQHIRRDKATSNICTAQVLLAVMASMYAVYHGPDGLRGIAENIHQLTVTLANGLKQLGYKITSENFFDTLRVELGNTRLDAILDAANERNINLRIFDNATVGISLNETTTPEDLIDLWQIFALKDNLPFTVEELPITDYPLSRQSKYLTHPVFNQYHSETELLRYLHQLETKDLSLTTSMIPLGSCTMKLNATSEMIPVTWAEFGKIHPFAPISQTRGYQILFQQLEAWLAEITGFAGISLQPNAGSQGEYTGLLVIHEYHQNRGEGHRNICLIPQSAHGTNPASAVMCGMKVVGIACDDQGNIDVDDLKAKAEKYSHELAALMVTYPSTHGVFEEAIQDICAIVHNHGGQVYMDGANMNAQVGICRPGDIGADVCHLNLHKTFCIPHGGGGPGMGPIGVASHLVPFLPGHSVVKMGGELGAVSAAPWGSASILVISWMYIAMMGADGLTQATKVAILNANYIAKRLESYYPVLYQGKNGLVAHECILDLRSLKKSAHIEIDDVAKRLMDYGFHAPTVSWPVAGTIMVEPTESESKQELDRFCNALIAIREEVAAIESGKMDIQDNLLKNAPHTAESLIIGEWNHPYSREQAAYPAPWNKEYKFWPSVGRIDAAFGDRNFVCSCLPMEAYS; from the coding sequence GTGGTAGCTAATCCCCCTCGTACTCAACCTAGTGATAACAAGATTTTGGCTAAAAGCAGTCAAAAACTCAGCAACTTTGCCCAAAGACACATTGGAATCAACCCTGATGATATTCAACAAATGCTTGATATCTTAGGTTTTTCTAGTTTAGATAACCTAATTGATCAAACAGTACCACAGGCAATTCGCTTTAATCAAACCCTACAATTACCAGCAGCACAAAGCGAATATGCAGCACTAGCGAAATTAAAACAAATAGCCGATAAAAATCAAGTTTATCGCTCATTTATTGGCATGGGCTATTACGATTGTATTACTCCTGCTGTAATTCAACGTAATATTCTCGAAAATCCCGGTTGGTACACAGCTTACACCCCTTATCAGCCAGAAATTGCCCAAGGACGTTTGGAAGCATTGCTAAATTTCCAAACGATGATCATTGATTTAACAGGTTTAGAAATTGCTAACGCTTCTTTGTTAGACGAAGCAACAGCAGCAGCAGAAGCCATGAGTATGAGTTATGGTGTCTGCAAAAATAAAGCCAATAACTATTTTGTCTCTCGTGAATGTCATCCTCAAACCATTGATGTATTGCAAACTAGAGCTAAACCTCTGGGGATAAATATCATTATCGGTGATCATCAAACATTTGATTTTGCAGAACCGATTTTTGGTGCAATTCTCCAATATCCTGCCAGTGATGGCACAATTTACGACTACCTCAATGTTATCACACAGTCCCATGCTCAGGGTGCATTGGTGACTGTAGCCGCAGATCCTCTCAGCTTAACTTTACTGACACCCCCCGGTGAATTTGGGGCTGATATTGCTGTAGGAAGTACACAACGCTTCGGTATTCCTTTAGGCTTTGGGGGACCACACGCTGCTTATTTTGCAACGAAGGAAGAGTATAAACGACTAGTTCCAGGAAGAATTGTCGGTGTATCAAAAGATGTTAATGGTAAACCTGCATTACGTTTAGCTTTGCAAACCCGTGAACAGCATATTCGCAGAGATAAAGCCACCAGTAATATTTGCACAGCCCAGGTATTATTGGCAGTGATGGCGAGTATGTATGCAGTTTATCATGGGCCAGATGGACTGAGGGGAATTGCCGAAAATATCCACCAGTTAACCGTAACTTTAGCAAATGGACTCAAACAGTTAGGTTACAAAATAACTTCGGAAAACTTCTTTGATACCTTACGGGTAGAATTAGGAAATACCAGATTAGATGCAATTCTTGATGCTGCAAACGAGAGAAATATTAATTTACGCATCTTTGATAACGCAACTGTTGGAATTTCCTTAAATGAAACTACCACACCAGAAGATTTAATCGACCTTTGGCAAATTTTCGCATTGAAAGATAATCTGCCTTTTACTGTAGAAGAATTACCGATTACCGATTACCCATTATCACGTCAAAGTAAATATCTCACACATCCAGTCTTCAACCAATATCATTCAGAAACCGAGTTATTACGTTATCTGCATCAACTAGAAACCAAAGATTTATCATTAACAACATCAATGATTCCCTTGGGTTCCTGCACAATGAAGTTAAATGCAACTTCAGAAATGATTCCTGTAACCTGGGCAGAATTTGGGAAAATACATCCTTTTGCACCAATTTCTCAAACAAGAGGTTATCAAATTCTCTTCCAGCAATTAGAAGCATGGTTAGCAGAAATTACAGGTTTTGCAGGAATTTCTCTCCAACCTAATGCTGGTTCTCAAGGTGAATATACCGGACTTTTGGTAATTCATGAATATCATCAAAATCGTGGAGAAGGACACCGAAATATTTGTTTAATTCCTCAATCTGCACATGGAACGAATCCGGCAAGTGCAGTAATGTGTGGAATGAAAGTAGTAGGAATCGCTTGTGATGATCAAGGTAATATTGATGTTGATGATTTAAAAGCCAAAGCCGAAAAATATAGTCATGAACTTGCGGCTTTAATGGTGACTTATCCTTCAACTCACGGTGTGTTTGAAGAAGCAATTCAGGATATCTGCGCTATTGTTCATAATCACGGTGGACAAGTTTACATGGATGGGGCTAATATGAATGCCCAAGTAGGTATTTGTCGTCCTGGTGATATTGGTGCAGATGTTTGTCATTTGAACTTGCACAAAACCTTCTGTATTCCTCACGGTGGTGGTGGTCCCGGTATGGGGCCTATTGGTGTCGCTTCCCATCTTGTACCCTTTTTACCTGGACATTCTGTAGTAAAAATGGGTGGTGAATTGGGTGCTGTTTCTGCTGCACCTTGGGGTAGTGCAAGTATCTTAGTAATTTCTTGGATGTATATTGCCATGATGGGTGCAGATGGTTTAACGCAAGCAACCAAAGTAGCAATTCTTAATGCTAATTACATCGCTAAAAGACTGGAATCATATTATCCCGTTTTGTATCAGGGAAAAAATGGTTTAGTAGCACATGAATGTATTTTAGATTTGCGAAGTTTGAAGAAATCAGCGCATATCGAAATTGATGATGTTGCGAAGCGGTTAATGGATTATGGTTTTCATGCACCTACTGTATCTTGGCCTGTTGCTGGGACAATTATGGTTGAACCTACGGAAAGTGAATCTAAACAAGAATTAGACCGCTTTTGCAATGCTTTGATTGCAATTCGTGAAGAAGTTGCTGCAATTGAATCCGGTAAAATGGATATTCAAGATAATCTTTTGAAAAATGCACCTCACACTGCGGAAAGTTTGATTATTGGGGAATGGAATCATCCCTATTCTCGTGAACAAGCCGCTTACCCTGCACCTTGGAATAAGGAATATAAGTTCTGGCCAAGTGTAGGGAGAATAGATGCTGCTTTTGGTGATAGGAATTTTGTTTGTTCTTGTTTACCTATGGAGGCTTATAGTTAA
- a CDS encoding GxxExxY protein, translating to MKIPNTQNLKLDEITYIINGCAMKIHRTLGNGFQEVIYQRCMEIELKKSGLSFGREVEQAIYYEGIEVGIRRADFIVENQVVVELKAIISLEDVHLAQAKNYVVAYNFPVGLLINFGALKLEYKKVFNPRYQV from the coding sequence ATGAAAATACCTAATACCCAAAATCTAAAATTAGACGAAATTACATATATAATTAATGGCTGTGCAATGAAAATACATCGAACTTTGGGAAATGGTTTTCAGGAGGTTATTTATCAAAGATGTATGGAAATTGAACTCAAAAAATCAGGTTTAAGTTTTGGCAGAGAGGTAGAACAAGCAATTTATTATGAGGGAATTGAAGTAGGAATACGAAGGGCAGATTTTATAGTTGAAAATCAGGTTGTGGTAGAGTTGAAAGCGATTATTTCTTTAGAAGATGTTCATTTAGCACAAGCAAAAAACTATGTGGTAGCTTATAATTTTCCTGTGGGATTATTGATTAATTTTGGTGCGTTAAAGTTGGAATATAAGAAGGTTTTTAATCCTAGATATCAGGTTTAA
- a CDS encoding DUF4253 domain-containing protein, producing the protein MISEISNIKKLIKNTILEETQIIEVKIPETNEIALAMQVDIDNKIEAWKIMRKLLSQTQRYPVIVACWFNQGENWADDVINNDLFCRFEYQHEPSYNQYQNTVYKGLIAQVDEINIQKFLNEKIEISLAEFNQNLAALEQQNPEDLFVDLSYLQWYEPINQPLVLLLLPIQNCWETLAYLHWYGASYIGSDKVMAMLKYWHEQYAIELVCHYGTMLQITVKNKPKTFKEALQLAIEQETIAPCTTILPGISLQDHACALLKTDHWFLHERP; encoded by the coding sequence ATGATTTCTGAAATTAGCAACATCAAAAAACTCATCAAAAATACTATTCTCGAAGAAACACAAATCATAGAAGTAAAAATACCTGAAACTAATGAAATAGCCTTAGCAATGCAGGTTGATATTGATAACAAGATTGAAGCATGGAAAATCATGAGAAAGCTTCTTTCTCAAACTCAACGTTATCCTGTAATAGTTGCTTGTTGGTTTAATCAAGGAGAAAATTGGGCAGATGATGTCATTAATAATGATTTATTCTGCCGCTTTGAATATCAACATGAACCTTCTTATAATCAATATCAAAATACTGTTTATAAAGGATTAATTGCACAAGTTGATGAAATTAATATTCAGAAATTTTTAAATGAGAAAATAGAAATATCATTAGCAGAATTCAATCAAAATTTAGCGGCATTAGAACAACAAAATCCAGAAGATTTATTTGTTGATTTGAGCTATTTGCAATGGTATGAACCAATTAATCAACCCCTAGTATTACTATTATTACCTATTCAAAATTGTTGGGAAACGCTGGCTTATCTGCATTGGTATGGTGCTAGTTATATAGGCAGTGATAAGGTAATGGCTATGTTAAAATATTGGCATGAACAATATGCAATAGAGTTAGTCTGCCATTATGGAACTATGTTACAAATAACGGTGAAAAATAAACCCAAAACTTTTAAAGAAGCCTTACAATTAGCAATTGAACAAGAAACTATTGCACCCTGTACGACTATTTTACCTGGGATTTCTCTTCAAGATCATGCCTGTGCTTTATTAAAAACTGATCATTGGTTTCTGCATGAACGTCCTTAA
- a CDS encoding aminotransferase class I/II-fold pyridoxal phosphate-dependent enzyme, whose amino-acid sequence MFNQNQTPLIDALKNSISRPHAPFYTPGHKRGAGISSVLTDLLGKEVFRADLTELAELDNLFTPENAILAAQELAAEAFGAEKTWFLVNGSTCGIEAAILATCGMGDKIILPRNVHSSVISGLILSGAIPIFIQPEYDEDLDIAHSITPEAVKTALETHPDAKAVLTVYPTYYGVCGDLSAIALLTHQYNIPLLVDEAHGAHFAFHPQLPTPALAAGADLTVQSIHKTLGAMTQASMLHIQGNRIDVNKINKALQLVQSTSPSFILLASLDAARQQMAMNGEKLMSQTLQLAASAKSQISQIPGLSIPLHTSSPGFVDLDQTRLTVNVSKLGLTGFAAEEILNEMGVTPEFSSLQNLTFIISLGNIEPDINALVQELKNLIRIPQLTSQYKICKYRNDAMISQFICISPREAFFANSETLPLEKTPQRICAEIVCPYPPGIPVLMPGEIITKSALEYLQQIQALGGFINGCADTSLRTLKVVKT is encoded by the coding sequence ATGTTCAATCAAAACCAAACACCTCTTATTGATGCTTTAAAAAACTCCATCTCTCGTCCCCATGCACCGTTTTACACTCCAGGACATAAACGCGGTGCTGGAATTTCCTCAGTTTTAACCGATTTACTTGGTAAAGAAGTTTTTCGCGCTGATTTAACGGAATTGGCTGAATTAGATAATTTATTTACTCCTGAAAATGCGATTCTCGCAGCACAAGAACTGGCAGCGGAAGCTTTTGGGGCTGAGAAAACATGGTTTTTAGTTAATGGTTCTACCTGTGGAATTGAAGCGGCTATTCTCGCTACTTGTGGTATGGGGGATAAAATTATTCTGCCGAGAAATGTGCATTCTTCGGTGATTTCTGGGTTAATTCTTTCTGGTGCAATTCCTATTTTTATTCAGCCTGAATATGATGAGGATTTAGATATTGCTCACAGTATTACACCGGAAGCGGTAAAAACAGCATTGGAAACACATCCTGACGCAAAAGCGGTGCTGACAGTTTACCCTACATATTACGGTGTTTGTGGAGATTTGAGTGCGATCGCACTTCTTACCCATCAATATAATATTCCCTTGCTCGTAGATGAAGCACATGGCGCACATTTTGCTTTTCACCCTCAATTACCCACACCAGCTTTAGCCGCAGGTGCAGATTTAACTGTGCAATCTATCCACAAAACCCTCGGTGCGATGACACAGGCATCAATGTTACACATCCAAGGTAACAGAATCGACGTTAACAAAATTAATAAAGCTTTGCAGCTAGTACAATCTACTAGTCCCAGCTTTATACTTTTAGCTTCTCTCGATGCCGCACGTCAACAAATGGCAATGAATGGGGAAAAGTTGATGTCTCAGACTTTGCAATTAGCAGCTTCAGCAAAAAGTCAAATCAGTCAAATTCCTGGTTTATCTATTCCTCTCCATACCAGCAGTCCAGGTTTTGTGGATTTAGATCAAACACGCTTAACTGTAAACGTTTCTAAATTAGGTTTAACAGGTTTTGCAGCTGAAGAAATCCTCAATGAAATGGGTGTAACTCCAGAATTTTCATCCTTACAAAATCTTACTTTTATTATTAGTTTGGGTAATATAGAACCTGATATTAATGCATTAGTGCAGGAGTTGAAAAATTTGATTCGGATACCACAATTGACAAGTCAGTACAAAATATGTAAATATAGAAACGATGCTATGATTAGCCAATTTATATGCATTTCTCCCCGTGAGGCTTTTTTTGCTAATAGTGAAACATTACCTTTGGAGAAAACACCGCAACGAATTTGCGCGGAAATAGTTTGTCCATATCCCCCAGGAATACCTGTTTTAATGCCGGGAGAAATTATTACAAAATCAGCCTTAGAATATCTGCAACAAATTCAGGCTTTAGGGGGATTTATTAACGGTTGTGCAGATACTAGTTTGAGAACTTTAAAAGTAGTAAAAACATGA
- the trpC gene encoding indole-3-glycerol phosphate synthase TrpC: protein MIYPLSISNSRLQPILREIVWQKKLEVAQMQQEMSLASLQRQLTAAPTVRDFFTALQQSFYKPSLIAEVKKVLPNQDTLNQDFDPLAIAKSYERGGATCLSVVTDQKFFQGGFEHLRTIRYRIALPLLCKDFILDPCQIYLARSAGADAVLLIAAILTDQEIHNFLRVIHYLGMNAVIEVHNLTELDRVLKLDDVRIISINNRSLEDFSVNLSTTQQLMAARRSQLQNLSILVVSESGIETSADIALIADAGANAVLMGDSLLQQDNVEEGVRSLIKAKVPVYKDLVKKGA, encoded by the coding sequence ATGATTTACCCACTTAGTATATCTAATAGTCGCCTGCAACCTATACTCAGAGAGATTGTATGGCAGAAGAAGCTAGAAGTAGCCCAAATGCAGCAAGAAATGTCTTTGGCTTCCTTACAACGCCAATTAACTGCTGCTCCGACTGTACGAGATTTTTTTACTGCTTTGCAGCAGAGTTTTTATAAACCCAGTTTGATTGCAGAGGTAAAAAAAGTATTACCTAATCAAGATACTCTCAATCAAGATTTTGATCCTTTAGCGATCGCAAAATCCTATGAGCGTGGTGGTGCTACTTGTCTGTCTGTTGTCACTGACCAAAAGTTCTTCCAGGGAGGTTTTGAGCATTTACGTACTATCCGATATCGGATAGCGTTACCTCTGTTGTGTAAAGATTTTATTCTTGATCCTTGCCAAATTTATTTAGCCAGATCTGCTGGTGCTGATGCGGTATTATTGATTGCTGCTATTCTTACAGACCAGGAGATACATAATTTTCTGCGGGTAATTCACTATTTGGGAATGAATGCTGTCATTGAAGTTCATAACTTGACCGAATTAGATCGGGTACTCAAGTTAGATGATGTCCGCATCATCTCTATTAATAACCGCAGTTTAGAAGATTTTAGCGTTAATCTTAGCACTACTCAGCAATTAATGGCAGCTAGGCGATCGCAATTACAAAATTTGAGTATTCTTGTCGTTAGCGAGTCAGGAATTGAAACATCTGCTGATATAGCTTTAATAGCTGATGCTGGTGCTAATGCAGTGTTAATGGGAGATTCTTTGCTGCAACAAGACAATGTAGAGGAAGGTGTGCGTAGTCTAATCAAGGCAAAAGTTCCAGTTTATAAAGACCTTGTGAAAAAGGGAGCTTAA
- a CDS encoding FMN-dependent NADH-azoreductase: MANILHIDSSPRGERSISRTLSYEFITSWKDIHPEDIITYRDLGRNPVPHVNESWIAASFTPPNARTPELTEAISLSDSLVEELLEADRYVLGVPMYNLSIPSTFKAYIDQIVRVGLTFAIGENGYQGLVPSHKKLLVITTRGGTFPPGTPAAAYDLQEPYLRTIFSFIGITDITFIHADSLNLGDEAREKSLEAARNAIAQAVVNW; encoded by the coding sequence ATGGCTAATATCCTTCACATTGACTCCAGTCCACGTGGTGAACGTTCAATTTCACGCACACTTTCCTACGAATTCATTACTTCTTGGAAAGATATCCATCCTGAAGATATAATAACTTATCGAGATTTAGGTCGTAATCCTGTTCCCCATGTAAATGAGTCATGGATTGCTGCTAGTTTTACACCACCCAACGCACGCACACCTGAACTAACTGAAGCAATTTCACTCTCTGATAGCTTAGTTGAGGAGTTGCTAGAGGCTGACCGTTACGTTCTTGGAGTACCGATGTACAACCTTAGTATACCATCTACTTTTAAGGCTTACATTGACCAAATTGTTCGTGTTGGCCTCACCTTTGCAATTGGTGAAAATGGCTACCAAGGTTTAGTTCCTAGCCATAAAAAACTGCTGGTTATTACCACTCGTGGTGGTACTTTCCCCCCAGGAACTCCCGCTGCTGCTTATGATTTGCAAGAACCCTATCTCCGTACCATTTTTAGTTTTATTGGCATCACTGATATTACTTTTATCCATGCAGATAGCCTAAATTTGGGTGATGAGGCGCGGGAAAAATCTCTAGAAGCAGCTAGAAATGCGATCGCACAAGCTGTAGTTAATTGGTAA